A genomic region of Magnolia sinica isolate HGM2019 chromosome 6, MsV1, whole genome shotgun sequence contains the following coding sequences:
- the LOC131249780 gene encoding putative disease resistance protein At4g10780: MSIPWNENIPYFRITAENPKQVVLRGIEKDYEFSPKELVSYWIAEGLIDDMGNWEKELDKGHTILNGLIDVCMLVRRFDHRIVMHDLITDLAIGITRKSPRFVVKVGMGIKGSIGFEEFTEDVDKISLMRNEIEMLSGEPNCPKLTTFLLHDNPLSRNISHCFFNHMNSLRVLNLSNTGIEYIPVSISNCESLCILLLMNCSRLREVPSLAKLKRLRVLNLSNTSIKELPHGMECWVNVKSFCLSSNSLDLTLEAYSMQVRRSNLIGQESYLVLPDSVIKLEMHGYDLSSLPCLSHLQRLQQSQIRGLCEGVLLPGSFACLKVLCVCGCHALENLMSLELFQNLQCLEQIKIVSCSEMEEVVQGEEAMVEEVLLLNLRELYLIGLGKLKSVCKRVIICPSLIWITVVGCHQLKKIPLSLSNSTSFLRETIKGSRAWWDAMEWGDPNSKSRIRPRFPEEEEDDNHEEGGGREGRGMKRKAEQQVEEVASTSRRQG, from the exons ATGTCGATTCCATGGAATGAAAACATCCCTTATTTTCGCATAACAGCCGAAAATCCGAAGCAGGTCGTCTTGCGTGGTATCGAAA AGGACTATGAATTCTCTCCTAAAGAGTTGGTAAGTTATTGGATTGCAGAAGGATTGATAGATGATATGGGAAACTGGGAAAAGGAACTCGACAAAGGTCACACAATATTGAATGGACTGatagatgtttgtatgttggtAAGGAGGTTTGATCATCGTATAGTAATGCATGATTTAATAACAGATTTGGCCATCGGCATTACAAGGAAGAGCCCTCGGTTTGTGGTCAAGGTTGGGATGGGGATAAAGGGATCAATTGGTTTCGAAGAATTTACTGAAGATGTTGACAAAATCTCATTAATGAGAAATGAAATTGAAATGCTTTCAGGTGAACCCAACTGCCCAAAACTCACCACATTTTTGTTGCATGATAACCCTCTCTCACGCAACATTTCTCATTGCTTCTTCAATCACATGAACAGCCTACGAGTTCTCAACCTATCTAACACCGGTATTGAGTATATACCAGTATCAATTTCCAACTGCGAGAGCTTGTGTATACTGTTATTAATGAATTGTAGTAGGCTGAGGGAGGTACCGTCCTTAGCAAAGCTCAAGCGTCTAAGGGTTCTGAACCTCTCTAATACTAGCATAAAAGAACTGCCACATGGGATGGAATGTTGGGTTAACGTCAAAAGCTTCTGTCTCAGTTCAAATTCCCTTGATCTCACCTTAGAGGCATACAGCATGCAAGTTCGTCGTTCTAATCTCATTGGGCAAGAGAGCTACTTAGTTCTTCCTGATAGTGTTATCAAGTTGGAAATGCATGGATACGATCTCTCAAGCTTACCCTGCCTCTCTCACTTGCAACGCTTACAGCAATCTCAAATCAG AGGTTTGTGTGAGGGAGTCTTGCTGCCTGGCTCATTTGCATGCCTCAAAGTCCTGTGTGTCTGTGGATGTCATGCATTAGAGAATCTCATGTCACTTGAATTGTTTCAGAACCTCCAATGCCTAGAACAAATCAAAATTGTAAGTTGCAGTGAGATGGAGGAGGTGGTACAAGGAGAAGAAGCTATGGTTGAAGAAGTCCTACTCCTAAACTTGAGGGAGTTGTATttgataggtttagggaaattgaAAAGCGTTTGTAAGCGGGTAATCATTTGTCCTTCCTTGATTTGGATTACTGTGGTGGGTTGTCATCAGCTGAAGAAGATCCCTCTTTCCTTAAGCAACTCAACATCTTTTTTGAGAGAAACGATCAAAGGAAGCAGAGCTTGGTGGGATGCAATGGAGTGGGGTGATCCCAACAGCAAATCACGCATCCGACCGCGTTttccagaagaagaagaagacgacaaCCATGAGGAAGGAGGAGGAAGAGAAGGACGTGGAATGAAAAGAAAAGCAGAACAACAAGTAGAAGAGGTTGCTTCGACGTCAAGGCGGCAAGGATGA